A genomic window from Hyla sarda isolate aHylSar1 chromosome 8, aHylSar1.hap1, whole genome shotgun sequence includes:
- the LOC130285211 gene encoding ubiquinol-cytochrome-c reductase complex assembly factor 4, producing the protein MYRGLCHVTVRRVLQSALYNTRPFHLKGHPDYTGEAEDNKPLKFSTSKGSHRRWTVAQSFGSDYQRPWWKVLPVSLFLTAVLLWACFREETEIDEILYRPVSELLEGIDKGDKTNGNK; encoded by the exons ATGTACCGGGGCTTGTGTCATGTGACCGTCCGCAG AGTTTTGCAGTCAGCACTCTACAACACACGGCCGTTTCATCTAAAAGGACATCCGGATTATACAGGAGAGGCAGAAGACAACAAGCCTCTGAAGTTCTCTACCAGTAAAGGCAGTCACCGGCGTTGGACAGTCGCACAGTCTTTTGGGAGTGACTACCAGCGGCCGTGGTGGAAGGTGCTGCCGGTCAGCTTGTTCCTCACAGCGGTGCTGCTATGGGCGTGTTTTAGGGAAGAAACAGAGATTGATGAAATCCTATATCGACCCGTGTCTGAACTGCTGGAAGGGATAGACAAGGGTGACAAAACCAATGGAAATAAATGA